Proteins from one Esox lucius isolate fEsoLuc1 chromosome 19, fEsoLuc1.pri, whole genome shotgun sequence genomic window:
- the si:ch73-62b13.1 gene encoding carbohydrate sulfotransferase 1, which yields MECSWKTVLLLVCASLGIQYTAIRTLRDSLSGPCHSGVYQCQSRPPKDSRWRTLCDDNTLPMETSASASRRHILVFATTRSGSSFTGQVFNQHPGIFYVFEPLYHVQQAFTNSTSRLRRVLDRRALLGAYRDLLLNLYTCDVRFLENYIRPEPQEHVTGSFFRRSSSRALCSPPVCPEGGDGASASAAPPDETWCPKKCGALNLTLASMACLSRGHVAIKTVRVPVVGDLRTLTEDPRLDLRIVHLVRDPRAILASRMAAFSEQFRAWKIWNATARQPRYVDLSQITSTCRDMAQSAEIGLQNPAWLRGRYLLVRYEDLALNPEEKAREIYRFVGLQMDKNVHSWIAQNTKSREPSTSEWNYKYSTTRDSKATTESWRLRLSYDIVRTLQTLCNDTLSLLGYKVVHSVADLRNMSKSLVEARAFQTVL from the exons ATGGAGTGCTCCTGGAAGACAGTGCTGCTGCTGGTGTGCGCCTCTCTTGGGATCCAGTACACAGCCATTCGCACCCTGAGGGACTCCCTCTCTGGGCCCTGCCACAGTGGCGTCTACCAGTGCCAGAGCCGACCGCCCAAAG ACTCCCGCTGGAGAACTCTTTGTGACGACAACACGCTGCCCATGGAAACCTCGGCCTCGGCCTCCCGGCGCCATATCCTTGTGTTTGCCACTACACGCAGCGGCTCTTCCTTCACTGGACAGGTCTTCAACCAGCACCCGGGTATCTTCTATGTGTTCGAGCCCCTTTACCATGTCCAGCAGGCCTTCACCAACTCCACCAGCAGGCTGCGTAGGGTCCTGGACCGACGGGCCCTGCTGGGGGCCTACCGGGACCTCCTCCTCAACCTCTACACATGCGACGTACGATTCCTGGAGAACTACATCCGCCCGGAGCCACAGGAACATGTCACCGGGTCCTTCTTCCGCCGGAGCTCCAGCCGTGCCCTCTGCTCCCCGCCTGTCTGCCCCGAGGGAGGGGACGGGGCCTCGGCGTCCGCGGCTCCGCCTGATGAGACCTGGTGCCCCAAGAAGTGCGGGGCGCTGAACCTCACGCTGGCTTCCATGGCATGTCTTTCCCGTGGTCACGTGGCAATCAAGACCGTGCGCGTCCCAGTGGTGGGGGACCTGCGTACCCTGACCGAGGACCCCCGGCTGGACCTCAGGATTGTCCACCTAGTGCGTGACCCCAGAGCCATCCTGGCCTCACGCATGGCGGCCTTTTCGGAGCAGTTCCGCGCCTGGAAGATCTGGAACGCTACCGCGAGGCAGCCGCGCTACGTAGACCTGTCGCAGATCACCAGCACCTGCAGGGACATGGCTCAGTCCGCAGAGATCGGTCTGCAGAATCCGGCATGGCTGAGGGGACGCTACCTACTGGTGCGCTACGAGGACCTGGCCCTCAATCCGGAGGAGAAAGCGCGGGAGATTTACAGATTTGTGGGACTGCAGATGGACAAGAATGTCCACTCATGGATTGCACAGAATACTAAAAGCCGTGAGCCTTCTACCTCTGAGTGGAACTACAAGTACTCCACCACCAGAGATTCCAAAGCCACAACGGAGAGCTGGAGACTAAGACTCAGTTATGATATAGTGAGGACCTTGCAGACTCTGTGCAATGATACCCTCTCTCTGCTGGGGTACAAGGTGGTCCATTCAGTGGCTGATCTGAGAAACATGTCCAAAAGTTTGGTGGAGGCTAGGGCTTTTCAGACTGTCCTATAA